A single genomic interval of Streptomyces graminofaciens harbors:
- a CDS encoding LacI family DNA-binding transcriptional regulator yields the protein MVKITDVARHAGVSPSTVSYALSGKRPISAETRARVEASVRELGYRPHAGARALASSKSHVLAIVVPLRAGINVPVVMQFAVSAVTTARAHDHDVLLLTREEGEECLRRVADTALADALIVMDVQLHDPRLPLLRALDRPSVLIGFPADTEGLTCIDLDFKAAGELCVEHLAGLGHRVVGLIGSPPEVYVRQTAFAQRVVQGFTAAAARHGMSSTVHPCEATPAAAHKVAERLLREQPALTGVVVHNEAILEPLLEAFEQLGLRVPGDLSVTALCPDELAANLPVPVTSIAIPTTEVGERAVRLLMRKLEGAPVPQSTLLPPRLTVRASTARRVTG from the coding sequence ACGGCACGCGGGCGTCTCCCCCAGCACGGTCTCCTACGCCCTCAGCGGCAAACGGCCGATCTCGGCGGAGACCAGGGCCCGGGTCGAGGCGTCCGTCCGCGAACTGGGCTACCGTCCGCACGCGGGCGCCCGCGCCCTGGCCAGCAGCAAGTCCCATGTGCTGGCGATAGTCGTGCCGTTACGGGCCGGGATCAATGTGCCGGTGGTGATGCAGTTCGCGGTGTCGGCGGTGACGACGGCCCGCGCGCACGACCACGACGTACTGCTGCTGACGCGGGAGGAGGGCGAGGAGTGCCTGCGCCGGGTCGCCGACACTGCCCTGGCGGACGCCCTGATCGTGATGGACGTCCAGCTCCACGACCCCCGGCTGCCACTGCTGCGCGCCCTCGACCGCCCGTCGGTACTGATCGGCTTCCCCGCCGACACCGAAGGGCTGACCTGCATCGACCTGGACTTCAAGGCGGCGGGCGAACTGTGCGTGGAGCATCTGGCGGGCCTGGGCCACCGGGTCGTCGGGCTCATCGGCTCACCGCCGGAGGTCTACGTCCGCCAGACCGCGTTCGCGCAACGCGTCGTCCAGGGCTTCACGGCCGCCGCCGCCCGCCACGGCATGTCCTCCACGGTCCACCCCTGCGAGGCCACACCGGCCGCGGCCCACAAGGTCGCCGAGCGGCTGCTGCGCGAACAGCCGGCGCTGACCGGGGTCGTCGTCCACAACGAGGCGATCCTGGAACCCCTCCTGGAGGCGTTCGAACAGCTCGGCCTACGGGTCCCGGGCGACCTGTCGGTCACCGCCCTCTGCCCGGACGAGCTGGCCGCGAACCTCCCTGTCCCCGTCACCTCCATCGCCATCCCGACCACCGAGGTGGGCGAGCGGGCGGTGCGACTGCTGATGCGGAAACTGGAAGGCGCCCCCGTACCGCAGTCCACGCTCCTGCCGCCCCGGCTGACGGTGAGAGCGAGCACAGCACGCCGTGTGACCGGGTGA